The following are encoded together in the bacterium genome:
- a CDS encoding response regulator transcription factor, with the protein MSTGKYTKSCQSADSRRAASNGGATPDATVVGNGPGTSPGVAVRIAIADDHALFRQGVRSLLRQEQDVDIVAEAERVDDIAPLLARHRCDLLLLDLQMDRSALPAIPALARAASVIVLTMNENVGDAAAAIRNGALAVVFKRFAVTTLLEAIRAVAAGQAWLPPTVQRVAVAELGAPSRPAISEREREIIRHVALGRRNAEVARDLFISEETVKKHLNSIFQKLAVRDRVQLTLFAIRTGIVTGFESH; encoded by the coding sequence ATGAGCACCGGGAAATACACGAAGTCCTGCCAGTCGGCCGACTCCCGCCGCGCCGCCTCCAACGGCGGCGCGACCCCGGACGCCACGGTTGTCGGCAACGGCCCTGGTACCTCGCCCGGCGTCGCGGTGCGGATCGCCATCGCCGACGACCACGCACTGTTCCGCCAGGGCGTGCGCTCGCTGCTGCGGCAGGAGCAGGACGTCGACATCGTCGCCGAGGCGGAGCGCGTCGACGACATCGCGCCCCTGCTGGCGCGCCATCGCTGCGACCTGCTGCTGCTCGATCTGCAGATGGACCGCAGCGCCCTGCCCGCCATTCCCGCCCTCGCCCGCGCCGCATCCGTGATCGTCCTGACGATGAACGAGAACGTCGGCGATGCCGCGGCCGCCATCCGCAACGGCGCCCTGGCGGTGGTGTTCAAACGCTTCGCGGTCACCACCCTGCTGGAGGCGATCCGCGCCGTCGCCGCCGGCCAGGCGTGGCTGCCGCCGACGGTCCAGCGCGTCGCCGTCGCCGAGCTGGGCGCACCGTCCCGGCCGGCGATCAGCGAGCGCGAGCGGGAGATCATCCGCCACGTCGCGCTCGGCCGTCGCAACGCCGAGGTCGCCCGCGATCTCTTCATCAGCGAGGAGACGGTGAAGAAGCACCTCAACTCGATCTTCCAGAAGCTGGCGGTCCGCGACCGGGTCCAGCTCACGCTCTTCGCCATCCGCACCGGCATCGTCACCGGATTCGAATCCCACTGA
- a CDS encoding PxKF domain-containing protein yields MSGCVRKGGRHTAVLITAMLLASQASASSIAQNSAWNVTRTGSTQTYRVVAYGDSIFAGYTSATSIARRAAPHVMGEYLAALSGQKVEIRRRCQSGAVAADIYNTRLNTTTDRAFMQDANTRVVMFEMCGNDYLQARSSFRSAAGACNYSGLQTAGTNCRTYTELAMKNINQYAHANTKVKVVMNLYYPGFDADNAYSACTDPVNGDPANGNRVHMRTLFLPLLAESNWWTCHLAEQYGFECADAFAQYMARDYDGNGDGRIDSDAIRYLKGESLDDYRSRILSLAGTLRDANLKLVTNSTTFDYIQSDDTHPTFEGATASAFLTTPGGDVAVQFATAGPYPDGKNPHWNWNGHDRMGWGLDPTGTLTPPACGNGAIETVWLPSGTPQDEACDDGNGANGDGCSSRCEVEPGYACSGTPSLCAPICGDGLVVGGEECDDSNLTPGDGCSPTCTTEDGYACMGSPSSCAAVCGDGLVVDSEGCDDGNALDGDGCAACAVEDGWACAGAPSACAPVCGDGLVRGTEECDDGDANGTAQSCCAATCTFQAQGTLCDDGDICTDNVCNGANQCIATPKSCDDGNVCTTDACQAGVGCVNTPNGDPSFYTFNGFFAPVDNAPVYNIGQAGRTYPLKWQLPMRCTSGYIRRLSAVTNNPIRFAEVPCNSTLPVDPVEVTDTAGNAGLRYDAGSEQFTYNWQTAKSFAGKCYQVVLELDNGTTPFALFKFK; encoded by the coding sequence ATGAGCGGTTGCGTACGGAAGGGAGGACGGCACACGGCTGTCCTGATCACGGCGATGTTGCTCGCCTCGCAGGCATCGGCGAGCAGCATCGCGCAGAACTCGGCGTGGAACGTCACCCGCACGGGCTCCACGCAGACCTATCGGGTCGTCGCCTACGGCGATTCGATCTTCGCCGGCTACACCAGCGCCACGAGCATCGCCCGGCGCGCCGCGCCGCACGTCATGGGCGAATACCTCGCGGCGCTGTCGGGCCAGAAGGTGGAGATCCGCCGCCGCTGCCAGTCCGGCGCCGTCGCCGCCGACATCTACAACACCCGCCTCAACACGACGACGGACCGCGCCTTCATGCAGGATGCGAACACGCGCGTCGTGATGTTCGAGATGTGCGGCAACGACTACCTGCAGGCGCGCTCGAGCTTCCGCAGCGCCGCCGGCGCGTGCAACTACAGCGGCCTGCAGACCGCCGGCACCAACTGCCGCACCTACACCGAGCTGGCGATGAAGAACATCAACCAGTACGCGCACGCCAACACCAAGGTGAAGGTGGTCATGAACCTGTACTACCCGGGGTTCGACGCCGACAACGCCTACAGCGCCTGCACCGACCCGGTGAACGGCGATCCGGCGAACGGCAACCGCGTCCACATGCGCACGCTCTTCCTGCCCCTGCTGGCGGAGAGCAACTGGTGGACCTGCCACCTGGCCGAGCAGTACGGGTTCGAGTGCGCCGACGCCTTCGCGCAGTACATGGCGCGCGACTATGACGGCAACGGCGACGGCCGCATCGATTCCGACGCCATCCGCTACCTCAAGGGCGAGAGCCTCGACGACTACAGGAGCCGCATCCTCTCGCTCGCCGGCACGCTGCGCGACGCCAACCTGAAGCTGGTGACCAACAGCACCACCTTCGACTACATCCAGTCGGACGACACCCACCCGACCTTCGAGGGCGCAACCGCTTCCGCCTTCCTCACCACCCCGGGCGGCGACGTGGCGGTGCAGTTCGCCACCGCCGGTCCGTACCCGGACGGCAAGAATCCGCACTGGAACTGGAACGGCCACGACCGCATGGGCTGGGGCCTCGACCCCACCGGGACGCTCACCCCGCCGGCGTGCGGCAACGGCGCCATCGAGACCGTGTGGCTGCCCTCGGGGACGCCGCAGGACGAGGCCTGCGACGACGGCAACGGCGCGAACGGCGACGGCTGCTCGAGCCGCTGCGAGGTCGAGCCCGGCTACGCCTGCAGCGGGACGCCCTCGCTGTGCGCGCCGATCTGCGGCGACGGCCTGGTGGTCGGCGGCGAGGAGTGCGACGACAGCAACCTGACCCCCGGCGACGGCTGCTCGCCGACCTGCACCACCGAGGACGGCTACGCCTGCATGGGCAGCCCGTCGAGCTGCGCCGCGGTCTGCGGCGACGGCCTGGTGGTCGACAGCGAGGGCTGCGACGACGGCAACGCGCTCGACGGCGATGGCTGCGCTGCCTGCGCGGTCGAGGACGGCTGGGCCTGCGCCGGCGCGCCGTCGGCCTGCGCCCCGGTCTGCGGTGACGGCCTGGTCCGCGGCACCGAGGAATGCGACGACGGCGACGCCAACGGCACGGCGCAGAGCTGCTGCGCGGCGACCTGCACCTTCCAGGCCCAGGGCACTCTCTGCGACGATGGCGACATCTGCACCGACAACGTCTGCAACGGCGCCAATCAGTGCATCGCGACGCCGAAGAGCTGCGACGACGGCAACGTCTGCACGACCGACGCCTGCCAGGCCGGCGTCGGCTGCGTGAACACGCCGAACGGCGATCCGAGCTTCTACACGTTCAACGGCTTCTTCGCGCCGGTCGACAACGCCCCCGTCTACAACATCGGCCAGGCGGGGCGCACCTATCCGCTCAAGTGGCAACTGCCGATGCGCTGCACCAGCGGCTACATCCGCCGCCTGAGCGCCGTCACCAACAACCCGATCCGCTTCGCCGAGGTGCCGTGCAACAGCACCCTACCGGTCGATCCGGTCGAGGTGACCGACACCGCCGGCAACGCCGGGCTGCGCTACGACGCCGGCAGCGAGCAGTTCACCTACAACTGGCAGACGGCGAAGAGCTTCGCCGGCAAGTGCTACCAGGTGGTCCTCGAGCTCGACAACGGCACGACGCCGTTCGCGCTCTTCAAGTTCAAGTAA
- a CDS encoding tetratricopeptide repeat protein, producing the protein MRRGRRSLLALALPVALAVAPLLAGCNREPETPALVAAAEAAGGTARISYPQEGTLFPPEIVAPTFVWEDATANVDRWYVVVRDDAGGEVLREAVDAPRWRPSEERWREIKQRSAERDAEVLIAGVNQGRLGRVLSSARVRIRTSKDPVNDSLFYREVPLPFLTAVQDPSRIRWRFGTVDQEGGPPIVLQNLPVCGNCHSFADNGSVLGLDVDYGNDKGAYGILPVSEHMVMNDEKIITWADYKREDGELTFGLLSRVSPSGRYVISTVKDRSVFVAIPDLMISQLFFPIKGILVVYDRDTKTFAALPGADDPQYVQTNAVWSPDGREIVFARTTAHRAEHLEQQNSALVDEKDVPEFTVEKRPFRYDLYRIPFNDGKGGTAAPLEGAANDGMSNYFPKYSPDGKWIVFTKSKSYMLLQPDSELWIVPAAGGEARRLRYNTPRMNSWHSWSSNSRWLVFSSKVNGPYTQLFLTHIDEDGNDSPPVLLERFTSPDRAANIPEFTHLPGNAIADIREQFLDSYSFLRAGMANEHTGDHRGAERSYRRGLEIAPDNVELHNALGWTLFQDGRTPEAVAEYRRALALNPGHAKAHNNLALALVELGEIAEAADHFRQSLAVEPKAEIYSDLGFVLAQQGDMEAAVANYRQALALDPDCASAHFNLAVTYVRDGDFAQAEAHYRKALPGRPSAETHNGLGYVLVQQGRTDEAIAEFRQAIDADAQYVPAYNNLADALARQDHLDEAAETYRRSLALKPSAAVHNALGGILRQLGKPAEAAEQFSKASAMSRAR; encoded by the coding sequence ATGCGGAGAGGCCGTCGTTCGCTCCTCGCCCTGGCGCTGCCGGTTGCGCTCGCCGTCGCGCCGCTGCTCGCCGGGTGCAATCGCGAGCCCGAGACGCCGGCGCTGGTCGCCGCCGCCGAGGCCGCCGGCGGCACGGCGCGGATCAGCTACCCGCAGGAGGGGACGCTGTTCCCGCCCGAGATCGTCGCCCCGACCTTCGTCTGGGAGGACGCGACGGCGAACGTCGACCGCTGGTACGTGGTGGTGCGCGACGACGCCGGCGGCGAGGTGCTGCGCGAGGCGGTGGACGCGCCGCGCTGGCGGCCGTCCGAGGAACGCTGGCGCGAGATCAAGCAGCGCAGCGCCGAGCGCGATGCCGAGGTGCTGATCGCCGGCGTCAACCAGGGCCGCCTCGGCCGCGTGCTCTCCTCGGCGCGGGTGCGCATCCGCACGTCGAAGGACCCGGTGAACGACTCGCTCTTCTACCGCGAAGTGCCGCTGCCGTTCCTCACCGCGGTGCAGGACCCGTCGCGCATCCGCTGGCGCTTCGGCACGGTGGACCAGGAGGGCGGACCGCCGATCGTCCTGCAGAACCTGCCGGTGTGCGGCAACTGCCACTCCTTCGCCGACAACGGCAGCGTGCTCGGGCTCGACGTCGACTACGGCAACGACAAGGGCGCCTACGGCATCCTGCCGGTGTCGGAGCACATGGTGATGAACGACGAGAAGATCATCACCTGGGCCGACTACAAGCGCGAGGACGGCGAGCTCACCTTCGGCCTGCTGTCGCGGGTGTCGCCGAGCGGGCGCTACGTCATCAGCACGGTCAAGGATCGCTCGGTGTTCGTCGCCATCCCCGACCTGATGATCTCGCAGCTCTTCTTCCCCATCAAAGGGATCCTGGTGGTCTACGACCGCGACACCAAGACCTTCGCGGCGCTGCCCGGGGCCGACGATCCGCAGTACGTGCAGACCAACGCGGTGTGGAGCCCGGACGGCCGGGAGATCGTCTTCGCGCGCACCACGGCCCACCGCGCCGAGCACCTCGAGCAGCAGAACAGCGCCCTGGTCGACGAGAAGGACGTGCCGGAGTTCACGGTCGAGAAGCGTCCCTTCCGCTACGACCTGTACCGCATCCCCTTCAACGACGGGAAAGGCGGCACCGCCGCGCCGCTCGAAGGCGCAGCGAACGACGGCATGAGCAACTACTTCCCCAAGTACTCGCCGGACGGGAAGTGGATCGTCTTCACCAAGTCGAAGAGCTACATGCTGCTGCAGCCGGACAGCGAGCTGTGGATCGTGCCCGCCGCCGGCGGCGAGGCGCGGCGGCTGCGCTACAACACGCCGCGCATGAACTCGTGGCACAGTTGGTCGTCGAACAGCCGCTGGCTGGTGTTCTCCTCGAAGGTGAACGGGCCCTACACGCAGCTCTTCCTCACCCACATCGACGAGGACGGCAACGACAGCCCGCCGGTGCTGCTCGAGCGCTTCACCTCGCCGGACCGCGCCGCGAACATTCCCGAGTTCACGCACCTGCCCGGCAACGCCATCGCCGACATTCGCGAACAGTTCCTCGATTCGTACTCCTTCCTGCGCGCCGGCATGGCCAACGAGCACACCGGCGACCACCGCGGCGCCGAGCGCAGCTACCGGCGCGGGCTGGAGATCGCGCCCGACAACGTCGAGCTGCACAACGCGTTGGGGTGGACGCTGTTCCAGGACGGCCGCACGCCGGAAGCGGTGGCCGAGTACCGCCGCGCCCTGGCGCTCAATCCCGGCCACGCCAAGGCGCACAACAACCTGGCGCTGGCGCTGGTCGAGCTCGGCGAGATCGCCGAGGCGGCCGACCACTTCCGCCAATCGCTGGCGGTCGAGCCGAAGGCCGAGATCTACAGCGACCTCGGCTTCGTGCTGGCGCAGCAGGGAGACATGGAGGCGGCGGTCGCCAACTATCGCCAGGCGCTGGCGCTCGATCCCGACTGCGCCTCGGCGCACTTCAACCTGGCGGTGACGTACGTCCGCGACGGCGATTTCGCGCAGGCCGAGGCGCACTATCGGAAGGCGCTCCCCGGCCGGCCGTCGGCCGAGACGCACAACGGGCTCGGCTACGTGCTGGTGCAGCAGGGGCGCACCGACGAGGCGATCGCCGAGTTCCGCCAGGCGATCGACGCCGATGCGCAGTACGTGCCGGCCTACAACAACCTGGCGGACGCGCTGGCGCGACAGGACCACCTCGACGAGGCCGCCGAGACCTACCGGCGCTCGCTGGCGCTGAAGCCGAGCGCCGCGGTCCACAACGCCCTCGGCGGCATCCTGCGCCAGCTCGGCAAGCCGGCGGAGGCGGCGGAGCAATTCAGCAAGGCGAGCGCCATGAGCCGCGCCCGCTGA
- a CDS encoding right-handed parallel beta-helix repeat-containing protein, whose product MMSVRWVIAIVAAVGFYVGAMPGAAAAATHTVKEGESIQAAIDAAAAGDTVKVMPGDYVGVPAGSSAAAIRITKSIKLVAKSKIKKGVKVRILPGPGQTQGILIEPANPGDPDVEKVLIKGFTVEGFQKNGIWLRHVNNFKLIGNESINNLENGIWPTLSANGSVKKNVSYGSEDSALWVEASENVRVIKNELHSSPTGLEVTVSKNIKILKNSVHDNTIGIGLYHPSAAGLPPLQPLSDNGYWTVSGNHVYNNNSPNSAPPGSMSAALPAGGGILVLGVDHVDVTKNLVENNNFFGIAMIDYCVAVDGTSFDCDINPPQVADTAPDYNRFIGNTLTGNGGNPPPGPFALFASDLLALGGTNNCFSDNTFTSSIIFPAPTGC is encoded by the coding sequence ATGATGTCAGTTCGATGGGTGATCGCGATCGTCGCTGCGGTCGGGTTCTACGTTGGCGCGATGCCGGGCGCCGCGGCGGCTGCGACGCACACCGTCAAGGAAGGCGAATCCATCCAGGCGGCGATCGACGCCGCCGCGGCTGGCGACACCGTGAAGGTGATGCCGGGCGACTACGTCGGCGTGCCGGCCGGCTCGTCGGCGGCGGCCATCCGCATCACCAAGTCGATCAAGCTGGTCGCCAAGAGCAAGATCAAGAAGGGCGTGAAGGTGCGCATCCTTCCCGGGCCGGGGCAGACGCAGGGCATACTCATCGAGCCGGCCAACCCCGGGGATCCGGATGTCGAGAAGGTGCTGATCAAGGGCTTCACGGTGGAGGGCTTCCAGAAGAACGGCATCTGGCTGCGCCACGTGAACAACTTCAAGCTCATCGGCAACGAGTCGATCAACAATCTCGAGAACGGCATCTGGCCGACGTTGTCGGCCAACGGCTCGGTGAAGAAGAACGTCTCCTACGGCTCCGAGGACAGCGCGCTGTGGGTCGAGGCGTCCGAGAACGTGCGCGTGATCAAGAACGAGCTGCACTCCAGCCCGACCGGCCTGGAGGTCACGGTCTCGAAGAACATCAAGATCCTCAAGAACAGCGTCCACGACAACACCATCGGCATCGGCCTCTACCATCCGTCGGCGGCCGGCCTGCCGCCGCTGCAGCCTCTGAGCGACAACGGCTACTGGACGGTCAGCGGCAACCACGTCTACAACAACAACTCGCCCAACAGCGCCCCGCCGGGCTCGATGTCGGCGGCGCTGCCGGCCGGCGGCGGCATCCTGGTGCTCGGCGTCGACCACGTGGACGTGACCAAGAACCTGGTCGAGAACAACAACTTCTTCGGCATCGCGATGATCGACTACTGCGTCGCGGTCGACGGCACGAGCTTCGATTGCGATATCAATCCGCCGCAGGTCGCGGACACGGCGCCGGACTACAACCGCTTCATCGGCAACACGCTGACCGGCAACGGCGGCAATCCGCCGCCCGGTCCGTTCGCGCTCTTCGCGTCCGATCTGTTGGCCCTGGGTGGGACGAACAACTGCTTCAGCGACAACACCTTCACCTCGTCGATCATCTTCCCGGCACCGACCGGGTGCTAG
- a CDS encoding tetratricopeptide repeat protein has translation MSEGALSPATREALRRALQAIAAGQRAEAVAVARALAGDADRGALLIGARLLFLLRLYDEALAALRRRLAADDGDQFVRRLQFAWLKRLHFEADAEAALAAWLRDHGDLHAHKAALVHYETTDRPAAALQHMDATLDSDPSAADRYRAQVRLAARAGDVAAARRAAEQALRRDPDRWLEVVESLLQLGCYDVVEQEAARRRPAPPAEALLAELALFRGRWDDAYAQAAAARQRDGDCQRALTVMVAAALLAGDLERAERDLAQWQGAISPALGCWRAELWFRRGDAQRAFDELSRVQNEVADYLAAKLMSVVVKGAIAPEPMATSTVFDGLLEGQMQALGVEVVWAQGRISGEALQACAARGLAILGGNRTPYPSIAGDDGSLRRVQVPASVRHRVRVIQHRAPWLGLDETRAALRAELARIGPHPIAECYAAEIDLWSGDYAAARAAFEDILRRAPRTTWAWIGLGASLVCLGDPASGLRTLDEGIRTMGWRGATLPVYRGEALFRLGQLDEAAAELDEACARHPGRVAAWLLRLLVADARGDGTGRDAAFAHLDLVAAPLLADAARAAGVDGWWPRPAAAAVQVAVATQALAAMRGNRSSSCGLWMAPGAATVRALAPHRPTSPPQWERQEQQRLLALCRA, from the coding sequence ATGAGCGAGGGCGCGCTCTCGCCGGCGACCCGCGAGGCGCTGCGGCGCGCCCTGCAGGCGATCGCCGCCGGCCAGCGCGCCGAGGCGGTGGCCGTCGCCCGCGCCCTGGCCGGCGACGCCGACCGCGGCGCGCTGCTGATCGGCGCCCGCCTGCTCTTCCTCCTGCGGCTCTACGACGAGGCCCTCGCGGCGCTGCGCCGCCGCCTCGCCGCCGACGACGGCGACCAGTTCGTCCGCCGCCTGCAGTTCGCCTGGTTGAAGCGCCTGCACTTCGAAGCCGACGCCGAAGCCGCCCTCGCCGCCTGGCTGCGCGATCACGGCGACCTGCACGCCCACAAGGCCGCGCTCGTCCACTACGAGACAACCGACCGGCCCGCCGCGGCGCTCCAGCACATGGACGCCACCCTCGATTCCGACCCCAGCGCGGCGGACCGCTATCGCGCCCAGGTGCGCCTGGCGGCGCGCGCGGGTGACGTCGCCGCCGCCCGCCGCGCCGCCGAGCAGGCGCTGCGCCGCGATCCGGATCGGTGGTTGGAGGTGGTCGAATCGCTGCTCCAGCTCGGCTGCTACGACGTGGTCGAGCAGGAGGCCGCCCGCCGCCGCCCGGCGCCGCCGGCGGAGGCCCTGCTCGCCGAGCTGGCGCTGTTTCGCGGCCGCTGGGACGACGCCTACGCCCAGGCCGCCGCCGCCCGGCAGCGGGATGGCGATTGCCAGCGGGCGCTGACGGTGATGGTCGCCGCCGCGCTCCTCGCCGGCGATCTCGAGCGCGCCGAGCGCGACCTGGCGCAGTGGCAGGGCGCCATCAGCCCCGCCCTCGGCTGCTGGCGGGCGGAGCTGTGGTTCCGCCGCGGCGACGCCCAGCGCGCCTTCGACGAGCTGTCGCGGGTCCAGAACGAAGTGGCGGACTACCTCGCCGCCAAGCTGATGTCGGTGGTGGTCAAAGGCGCGATCGCGCCCGAGCCGATGGCCACCTCGACCGTCTTCGACGGGCTGCTGGAAGGGCAGATGCAGGCGCTCGGCGTCGAGGTCGTCTGGGCGCAGGGCCGCATCAGCGGCGAGGCCCTGCAGGCGTGCGCGGCGCGGGGATTGGCGATCCTCGGCGGCAACCGGACGCCCTATCCCAGCATCGCCGGCGACGACGGCTCGCTGCGCCGCGTCCAGGTTCCGGCCAGTGTCCGGCACCGGGTGCGCGTCATCCAGCACCGCGCCCCCTGGCTCGGCCTGGACGAGACGCGCGCCGCGCTGCGCGCCGAGTTGGCGCGCATCGGGCCGCATCCGATCGCCGAGTGCTACGCCGCCGAGATCGACCTCTGGTCGGGCGATTACGCGGCGGCGCGGGCGGCGTTCGAGGACATCCTGCGGCGGGCGCCGCGCACCACCTGGGCGTGGATCGGCCTCGGCGCCAGCCTGGTCTGTCTCGGCGATCCGGCGAGCGGCCTGCGCACCCTCGATGAAGGCATCCGCACCATGGGCTGGCGCGGCGCGACCCTGCCGGTCTACCGCGGCGAGGCGCTCTTCCGCCTCGGCCAGCTCGACGAGGCGGCGGCGGAGCTCGACGAGGCGTGCGCGCGCCATCCCGGCCGGGTTGCCGCCTGGCTGCTGCGCCTGCTGGTCGCCGACGCGCGCGGCGACGGCACCGGCCGCGATGCCGCCTTCGCCCACCTCGACCTGGTGGCCGCGCCGCTGCTGGCCGACGCGGCGCGCGCCGCCGGGGTCGACGGCTGGTGGCCGCGTCCCGCCGCCGCCGCGGTCCAGGTCGCGGTCGCCACCCAGGCGCTGGCGGCGATGCGCGGCAACCGCTCCTCGAGCTGCGGGTTGTGGATGGCCCCCGGCGCCGCCACCGTGCGGGCGCTGGCGCCGCACCGCCCGACGTCGCCGCCGCAGTGGGAGCGGCAGGAGCAGCAGCGGCTGCTGGCCCTCTGCCGCGCCTGA
- a CDS encoding radical SAM protein, protein MSRMLNPPHGLGGGWRLARAVIQDESIAALYRGPAGERARVVLRARDGAPPKWGRTERFAVGLAVEAPGAATAALYRAVLAAVRAAEDGFAWAAVDGPRDVDAAGPSAEAGRAAEAEINLHLDLTPYIDLGLRFDHQAAYAEALALQDRFVAYQSDPTYGITGWRGLALHALDGDPAHVATTADDAGIFEDQSRYRRTEIAARCPLTMALLDAVLDFDHCRTVSFLMLLPGARIAVHVDGVGPPVMRSLNVALNMPDDCRLVIDCAADGADTPYTRVAPFRPGTALLMNVAKPHYVVNDSPQPRIHVVARGSLRIPAPRLLALAEAQNGLAGAAALQAALERKRRALGIAVSAPAPAPAVEAAAPASSPLSPFVATLAAAARDRLLALLDCGDAVRTATVGPAEAGAGEWRGAVELRLPSGRAATLDFAAADPTRPAWCRTAHLACSYRADGGDPFADPRDAAALHALRDRLAARDPSGPRPVPAVAALLAALDRYRPFLAVRDEDFRMVFHGAGDPVGIVWLGFACNQDCRPCWQGRDWPAPPEDVFTRWIDELCALGVRGLILSGGEPTLQPLLPAWLRRARAAGVAVTLETNAVRFGEPGVLDALQAAGLETVVVSLHAAEAGASDALTRSPGGFARTVDGIQRALAAGLRVGVHCVVERGNVAGLAAHARFVAEELRRGGQRISHVSYSFPIGYRDRAAYGEAIVPLDELRPHLSAALRTLAAAGIEARVLGTSGFTPCAVDEPAAVAAQAPPGVGADLRAGRAFVDACDTCDWRPRCLGLHTAYVAAHGSRGVTPIRG, encoded by the coding sequence GTGTCGCGGATGCTGAATCCGCCGCACGGCCTGGGCGGAGGCTGGCGGTTGGCGCGCGCGGTGATCCAGGACGAGTCGATCGCGGCGCTGTACCGCGGGCCGGCCGGCGAGCGGGCGCGGGTGGTCCTGCGCGCCCGGGACGGCGCGCCGCCGAAGTGGGGGCGCACCGAGCGCTTCGCCGTCGGCCTCGCGGTCGAGGCGCCGGGGGCGGCGACGGCGGCGCTGTACCGCGCCGTGCTCGCCGCCGTGCGCGCCGCCGAGGACGGCTTCGCCTGGGCGGCGGTCGACGGTCCGCGGGACGTCGACGCCGCCGGGCCGAGCGCCGAGGCGGGGCGCGCCGCGGAGGCGGAGATCAACCTGCACCTCGATCTCACGCCGTACATCGATCTCGGCCTGCGCTTCGATCACCAGGCGGCGTACGCCGAGGCGCTGGCGCTGCAGGACCGCTTCGTCGCCTACCAGAGCGATCCGACCTACGGCATCACCGGCTGGCGCGGCCTGGCGCTGCACGCCCTCGACGGCGATCCGGCGCACGTCGCGACCACCGCCGACGACGCCGGCATCTTCGAGGACCAGTCGCGCTACCGCCGCACCGAGATCGCCGCCCGCTGCCCGCTGACCATGGCGCTGCTCGACGCGGTGCTCGATTTCGACCACTGCCGCACCGTCTCGTTCCTCATGCTGCTGCCGGGGGCGCGCATCGCCGTGCACGTCGACGGCGTCGGCCCGCCGGTGATGCGTTCGCTCAACGTGGCGCTCAACATGCCGGACGACTGCCGGCTGGTGATCGACTGCGCTGCGGACGGCGCCGACACGCCGTACACCCGGGTGGCGCCGTTCCGCCCCGGCACGGCGCTGCTGATGAACGTCGCCAAGCCGCACTACGTGGTCAACGACTCGCCGCAGCCGCGCATCCACGTCGTCGCCCGCGGCTCGCTGCGCATCCCGGCGCCGCGCCTCCTGGCGCTCGCCGAGGCGCAGAACGGATTGGCCGGCGCCGCCGCGCTGCAGGCGGCGCTCGAGCGCAAGCGGCGCGCCCTCGGCATCGCGGTGAGCGCGCCCGCGCCGGCGCCGGCGGTCGAGGCGGCGGCGCCGGCGTCGTCGCCGCTGTCGCCGTTCGTGGCGACGCTCGCCGCGGCGGCGCGCGACCGCCTGCTGGCGCTGCTCGATTGCGGCGACGCGGTGCGCACGGCGACGGTCGGGCCGGCCGAGGCGGGCGCCGGCGAATGGCGCGGCGCGGTCGAGCTGCGCCTGCCGTCGGGCCGCGCCGCGACGCTCGATTTCGCCGCCGCCGACCCGACGCGGCCGGCGTGGTGCCGCACCGCGCACCTCGCCTGTTCCTATCGCGCCGACGGCGGCGATCCCTTCGCCGATCCGCGCGACGCGGCGGCGCTGCACGCGCTGCGCGACCGCCTGGCGGCGCGCGATCCGTCCGGCCCGCGCCCGGTGCCGGCGGTGGCGGCGCTGCTGGCGGCGCTCGACCGCTACCGCCCCTTCCTGGCGGTGCGCGACGAGGACTTCCGCATGGTCTTCCACGGCGCCGGCGATCCGGTCGGCATCGTGTGGCTGGGATTCGCTTGCAACCAGGACTGCCGCCCGTGCTGGCAGGGGCGCGACTGGCCGGCGCCGCCGGAGGACGTCTTCACCCGCTGGATCGACGAGCTGTGCGCCCTCGGCGTGCGCGGCCTGATCCTCAGCGGCGGCGAGCCGACGTTGCAGCCGCTGCTGCCGGCGTGGCTGCGGCGGGCGCGGGCGGCGGGGGTCGCGGTCACGCTGGAGACCAACGCCGTCCGCTTCGGCGAGCCCGGGGTGCTCGACGCGCTGCAGGCCGCGGGGCTGGAGACCGTCGTCGTGTCGCTGCACGCCGCCGAGGCCGGCGCCTCGGACGCGCTGACGCGCAGCCCCGGCGGCTTCGCGCGCACCGTCGACGGCATCCAGCGGGCGCTCGCCGCTGGGCTGCGGGTCGGCGTGCACTGCGTCGTCGAGCGCGGCAACGTCGCCGGCCTCGCGGCGCACGCCCGCTTCGTCGCCGAGGAGCTGCGCCGCGGCGGGCAGCGCATCAGCCACGTCAGCTACAGCTTTCCGATCGGCTACCGCGACCGCGCCGCCTACGGCGAGGCGATCGTGCCGCTCGACGAGCTGCGACCCCACCTCTCGGCGGCGCTGCGTACCCTCGCCGCCGCCGGCATCGAGGCGCGGGTGCTCGGCACCAGCGGCTTCACCCCCTGCGCCGTCGACGAGCCGGCGGCGGTCGCCGCGCAGGCGCCGCCAGGGGTCGGCGCCGACCTGCGCGCCGGCCGCGCCTTCGTCGACGCCTGTGACACCTGCGACTGGCGCCCCCGCTGCCTCGGCCTGCACACGGCCTACGTGGCGGCGCACGGCTCGCGCGGGGTGACGCCGATCCGCGGCTGA